Part of the Armatimonadota bacterium genome is shown below.
TCAACCCATCCTTGTACAAAGTCTCGCAGTCTCAAAACCAGATCGTCCACACGGACGAATTTCACGGACTGCGATTTTAGATAGCTCATCGCCGAACGAATCTGTTCACATGTGTGTATTCCATTGGTGTATGAATCAGCCGTCGGATCCATTTCTGAATCATGAAAGAATCCATAATTGTAAAGACCGAACTTGAGGTTTTTTGCGTAATAGATCTTTAGATCTTGACAATAATCCTCACCGTAATTCTTGACGACATTGTCTGCAAGCAATGTCTGAGACAGACAAAATGGTGTTATGCTGCTGGCCGACAGATTCTGAACCCAAGTTCTGCACGTAGGCATCAACTGGGTCACAATGTTTGATCCTGAGGGCATAGTTGCTGCCCGTTGGTCATAACCCTGTGCGCCAAATATCAGTCCGGCTTGGTACATCTGATCAATTTGACTGGTCGATGGATTCATCAAACCTGAGAAATTGAGATAGTTTATAGTCTCTGGAATAATCGCTTTTTGTTCCTTAATTACTTCTGTCGTCTCGTACAAGACATCACCCAGGGAAGGCCAATCTTGCGGATGGCTTCGACTGTGTGACCCGCATACCGTCAGAGGATTAGCGTTCGTCACTGTATTCCACTCCGCAATACCGGAAGGTGCAATGTTGTTATATACCAGTAGGTCGACCAGTGGCATATTCATATCTAGCGACAGTTTATTTAGTTCGTCGATTGCTCTCAGATTTGTACCGCTGTGACAATGCACTTCAAACGATGCAATCGGCCTGCCGTCAATTCGATCATTCGCAAACCCGACGATGCCAGATTGCCCGTATCTCAGATAGCTTACTAGTTTTCCATAATCAATAACTGCCAATGCCTGGTTTCTGATCGAGTCCAACGCGCCTCCCTGCGGATACAGAAAGCCCAATACCTTATTACCAATGGTTATCTTCATTGCGGGTTGCTTAGTGAATCCGAAATCTTTAACCGACACATTCTGCCATACGGGATCTGAAATCTCCGGGTCTTTTTCAATTTCCTTGGGCACGATTGTGGCGCCGTTCGCATATCCACTTGTGCCAGCAGTCACATTGAAAAGAGTGAGGGCATAGCGCAAGTACTCAACCTGATTTCCACTGGAGTCAAAACGTCTATTGCACAGATCACCATTCAGGAATACCTTGCGGCCTTCACAGAGCGCTGCCTGGCACTTTGCAAGCACATCGAGTATGGGGTGAGGGGATGTGTGGCCGTTAAGTATTATGACATCATGATTGCCAAGCGACATAGTCAGGAACTTATTATAAGTGACAATGTCAAAAGGATAACCCGCACCAGCCAGGTCGGTTATGACATATGCACCGTTTGCATAATTGTAAACAGTAGGAACCTGCCCGGCATCCGTTGTGACCAGTAATACACGCTTTGATGTGATATCTGCATGTCCCACACCGAACAGACCTTGCGTTATTGCAATCACAATCAATACAAGCAGGCGTTTTTTCATTATTCGCATACCAATACCCCCACTTCTTTAGATTGATACTTGTGACGATTGTGAACCTGTATGATTACTGAAAATAACGACAGACATAGTTTTCGCTATTGGTATCAATCTTATCAATTATACCACATTACTACCAGACATTACTGCGCTTCCCCGCGCTTTGAATGAGCATATACAATGCCACCTCCACTGTGGCGTATGGTATAATCTGAAAGGATGCACACGTTCGTCATATAACTGCGGCCGGGATCTTGATGTGTGTCTTTCCAATCAGGTTGGGAAAAACAATTATCTAATAATCGGTAGCCCTTACCGATCCACAGGTGTTCATATGATAAACCGTCAACTGTTTCTCATGGTGCTTGTTATTTTGTTCGCAGCAAGCGGTCCAGGTGTTGGCAGTACCGAGAATATGGACTTGCTTCTGGGCCTTGGTGGATTTGAGCGCGGTTCAGATTTTGCCTGGCAATCCGCTTATTCAGGAAGTGATTACGATTGGAGCGCAAACTGCGCTTGGGTCAATCCCAATTCAAACCCCGATTGGAAAACCGGCTACGACGTATGTACAACCAATGACACCATAGCTGTCGGTTGGAGACGAATTTCGAGCATTTCCGTCAATCCTGCAAATAACCAGGTCTTCAAGCTCGTAGACGGCCAGGGTATTTCGTCCAGCAAAGCGCAGTATTTGGCTTTAAGAAATACTACAGGTTCCGCCTACACGATGCTTCGGTTCGGCAGACCTGTCTATACTTCTCTAAACCACGAACCAAAAGAAGGTGACACGGTCGTTTTTCGCATTGATAGCGTAAGAATGGCCGGCTTCGGCTCTCTTCCGACTGGTGCTGTGATATCCCCATGCATACAACTCTCATTCTCGACAAGCAGCAACTCCGATATATATACTCGAAAATTTGTGCCGTCTACTACTTCCTCCTCTGTGGAGGTGAGCGGAGTTGTGCCGAGCGGAGTCACCAACATAATGGTACAATTCAGGCTGGACGTGAATGCAAATCTCTCCGGCAAAGAGGTCGGAGCTTACATCGACGGTGCACACATATATATAAAACGATCCGCCACACCCACTGAGTATGCGACATGGGAGATACCGGCTTCCAAACCGCGGTCGATAAAGACAATACTGAAGTATTTTGACCCGAAGTCGCAGGACATTTATGAAACGGCTCAAAACTTCGACTATATACTGAGCAGTGACTCCAAACATATCTATAATGAGCAGTTCAGAGCCATAAACCCGAACGTTAAAATACTCTCATATAAGACGACTGCAATTACGAAAAACGATAGCCTAACTCCGGGCCTCGACCCATGGTATAGCGACGCTGGAGTACAATACAATTATGCCGTCAAGAATCACCCCGAATGGTTATATTCGGATGGCAACGGTGGATACGCAACTCAGGTGGCGTATCCAAATAACTGCTATGCCCATGTTGAAAACCAGGACTATCAGAAGACGTGGGCGGCAAATACAATTAAAACCGCACAGCGCAACAACTTCGATGGTGTATTTGTTGATGATCTGAATTACCAGACAGGCAACGGCGTAACCATCAACCCAGTGGACTGCCAGCGCTTTATGCATGAAATAATGCCTCTTTTTAAAGCAGCAGAGCTGCATGTCCAGCGCAATGGAGTAATGCATCTGGCTTATCAGAACACAAACCCGATCCAGAATATGGGGTGGATTATCAACAATCCGTTCTTTACAGTTTCGTCGAGTTATCCCGCATCCAGCGGCTACTCGAATAACAGTCCGTCCAGCGTCAGTGACACCTATTTTCAGGAGTATGCATTTATCAGAGTTCCCTATACTGTCGGCGTCGGGTTTGCCGGCAACGTTTATTCCAAGGAGTTCTGGCTGGCACAACTCCAGGATATGGACTTGCTTGCTACTTGGAATACCGGAGCCCTAGCATCACACAACACCACCAAGCTGATGGCTATGCACACTTACGGCGTCGATCAGAAAAGCGACCCGGCGGAAGGTCTCGACGGTTGGATGCATTTTGGGCTTACTAGCTATCTGTTGGCGCAAAACGACTACACTATGTTCGGCAGCCAAGAGCAAACAGACTATGCAAAGGTGTTGACCGACTACAGTGTAACTAAACAGCTCGGCGCGCCTGACGGCACGCACTTCGCCTATGGCGGAGACATCTACTGCCAATATCGGCGCTATAAAGCTAATGATGACGGTGGTGTAGGGGGAATAGTAATCGTAAATGCCAATTCTACCACCTCAAGGACATACACAATCGACTTCGATGCCACCGACGAATCTGGCAATGCGGTGTCAAGTGGTTCGAGAATCAAGCTGGCTCCTCATACTGGACGGATCTACTTTCAACGCCAACAAATGTCCGTGTCTTTGAGCACGAGCAGCAATACGGTATATGCTGCTCAGACAATAACAGTGACGGTTAACTATACCAACCAGGGCTCTCAAAAGCTCAGCAATGTTACACTTCGTGTCCAGGTTCCTAATGAGATGACCTACGTGACGGGCAGTGCGGAGAAGAGCGGTGGGACATACTATTCATCTACAAAAACTATTGTCTGGACTATTAGCTCCGTTGTTGCCAATGGCCATGGGTCACGGACATTTATGGCTACAATTAAGTGATCGCTGCATATTCTGTGGTGAAAGTGGTGAGCTGGCTATTCTGGTGTATGGTATAATTCTCAATAGATACCCTTCATTTTGTATCACACAATGCCGAGATTTAATATAGGTGCAACTACGAACTTTTCAGTATGGTGCTGCGTATAGAAGAGTAGTCTATAATCGTCAAGAAAGCTTTAGGAAGTGTACCGCGTTGGAATCTAGCCAGACAGTGCTTTGCAGCTCTCAACGTCTGACCGGTAGACAAAATACCTCAACGCATATGGCTGCGAGACCAGACTGGTCAATATCTGTTCGCCCACTATTCTGGACGATATAAAGGGCTGCCACGGCTTTATGTAGGGATGCTCTCTAATATCTGCCACACGGCAAATATCACGCAGGCTGCTCTCTGTCGTAGAAAAACATACGAATATGCTTGTTCTTCCAGGTCATAATACTGAGGTTCAAGTAGAAGCGGCAAGATCGACTACTCCATACCGTAAGTTGACCCTGTGTTCACTAAACTCGGTTTCGAAATCGCGAATAAACTAAAAATGCATAGTTGTGTTATCGATAGATTGTGGTGCAGCGGCAATGAAGCTAAGCTTTCTATTTGTTTCAAGTGCCGTCTATAACTGTCCTGGCCACTGGGATAGAAATTTGGAGTGGCATGAGGGTCAAATGTGGCCGGAACAGGCCCATGTAGAAGACTTCATAACAAGACTCAAAGAGAGGTTCAGCTAAAGTGGACGAAAAAATCTCGGTTATTGGACTTGGGTATGTTGGATTACCCGTCGCTATAGGGTTTGCTCAGAACTATCCTGACACCGTAGGGTTCGACATAAACGTCGAGCGTGTTGCGGAACTGAAGAATGGAAAGGACCGCACTCTGGAGGTTTCGCCTGAGAAACTGAAATCGTCTTCCATCATGTTTACGACTGATGTGGAAGACATGCGCGGATCGACAATACTCATAATTACTGTGCCAACTCCGACGGATATGAGCAAGCAGCCTGATTTGACTCCTCTGCGCAAGGCTTCAGAAACTGTCGGCAAAGTTCTCGGCAAGGGCGCAATTGTGGTGTATGAGTCAACCGTATATCCTGGTGTCACCAGAGAATTTTGCAGGCCGATTCTGGCCGAAGTCTCCGGTTTGAAGGCTGGAGAAGATTTCACTGTTGCATACTCGCCAGAGAGGATTAACCCCGGAGACAAAGAGCACACGCTGGAGACAATTACAAAGATCGTCTCTGCTGAAGATGAACCATCTCTCAAACGTGTAGCAAAAGCCTATTCGCGTATAGTGGCCGCAGGAATTCACAAGGCTCCGACGATCGAGACAGCTGAAGCCGCCAAAGTAATCGAAAACTCCCAGCGAGACATCAACATTGCTTTCATGAACGAGCTGGCTTTGATATTCGACCGCATTGGAATACGAACCACTGATGTAATTGAAGCCGCAAGCACGAAATGGAACTTCTTGAAGTTTGCGCCCGGATTAGTCGGCGGCCATTGCATAGGTGTTGATCCGTATTATCTGACAGCAAAAGCCGAACTTTTGGGCTACCACCCTGAAGTTATTCTGGCCGGACGCAGAATCAATGACAACATGGGCAACTATGTCGCGCAAAGGCTTATTAAGCTATTGATCTGTATCGGTGCCAGTGTCAGAGACGCAAAAGTAGGTGTGTTAGGCCTCACATTTAAGGAGAATGTGCCTGATTTGCGCAACAGCCGTGTACCGGATATCATCAACGAACTCAATGCATTCGGGGTGTTTCCTAAAGTGCACGACCCGCAGGCTTCTGCTGCTGAGGCAAAGAAGGAATATGGGGTTGACCTGTGCAACTTCGATGAGCTCAACAATTTGGACGCTCTGATCTTCGCCGTTCCTCACAAGGAGTATTGCAACAACACAGCCGATCTGATTAAACTCGTTAAGCCGGGCGGAATAGTGATGGATGTCAAGTCAGCATTAGACCCGAAGAGGGTCAAAGAAACGCACGTCTATTGGTCGTTGTAGTACTCAATGAACACGATGGCAGAGGAGAGCAGAATGCTGGATTCATACTACTCCAAGGTTCCAACAATTGTTAAGAGCTGCACTAAAGAAAATCTCATATGGGAATGCAATTTCTTGTTCGGAGATGTCAATCTGTCTGGATGTCAATTTTTGGACATTGGTGGCGGAGCAGGACTTGCATCATTTTATGCTGCCTGTGCTGGTGCATCTGAAGTAATTTGCTTGGAACCTGAGTCAGATGGCTGTACGCAAGGCATACGCAGGGATTTTGACGAGATTTCCTCTGCTCTCGGTACAAACAACACTCATCTTGTAAATTCCACTTTTCAAGCTTACGAAGCAAAGTCGAAAAAGTTCGGAGCCGTGTTTCTGAACGCCTCTATCAATCACCTGGATGAACCCGCCTGTGTAGACATCCTAACAAGTAATGATGCACGCAATACATACATCAGTCTTTTTAGGCGAATGGCTGACCTTACTCAAGACAACGGCTTGATAATCGCAAGCGACGTATCTCGGCACAATGTGTTCTCGTTTTTGGGATTGAAGAATCCAATCGCGCCTACGATTGAATGGCACAAACACCAGAGCCCAAGCACGTGGGCCAAGTTATTGAGAGAAGCCGGATATGAAGACATTAAGATTACGTGGTATACTCCACGCAGGCTCGGTGCTGCCGGACGAGTATTGCTTGGCAATGCTGCCATTGCTTGTATGATGATGAGTCGATTCAGGGTTTTGGCAAGAAAACTTCCGAAAAAGGCATAGTATTCGAAAAACGTCCAAGTTTTTGGCTATTATAAGGAACAAACAACAGACGCCCTTGTCGATTCCAAATTATCTGCTCTGGCCGGTTCGCTAAGGGTATCCGATAATACAGAACCGTAGCGCGAGCTGTTTTTTACATCATACATGAAGAAACTGCTGAAATCCATTTTTGTCCTGACGACTTCACAAGCTGCAGTTGCCGTTGTAAGTGTAATTCGCAACAAATTGCTGGCTCTGCTGCTTGGTCCCGAAGGTATTGGCCTGTTTGCACAACTTCAGTCGCTGCAGAACCTTTTGGCAAATGGTGTGCCAATGGGAATGCAGCTTGGTGCTTTGAAGTATATGTCAGCCAATCGTGCCAATGATAAAAGACGCTTATTGTCTACTATCTCAACATCAGCTAAAGCTTTTGCATTATTGTCGGCATTGACCACTGTTGTTTGCCTGATTTTAGCTAAGCCGATATCGGCTTGGAGCGTTGGCAACGCCAATATGTATCTTTATGTAATGACGGCGATTTTGGGCGTTCCATTTATGATCCAAACCCAGTTGTGGCAGAATTATTTGCGGGCGGGTCTTGAGATGAAGGAATATTCGGCAACGATGGTGATTACATCATTGATCGGGCTGCCAATTGTAGTTCCTTTGGTTTTGCTGTGGAAACAAGCTGGCGCAGCCGCTCATTTGCTGATCATTGCAATTGTTGGTTATATAGTTGCAAAACTATATACAAACAGGTCTATGGGATCTGAGCTGAATCGCAGAGTCGAATCAGCGTCATTTGACAAGAAACTGTTGATCAATCTGATGCGATTTGCCGCAGGCAACTTTCCTGTGTTTGCCATTGATCTTGTGGTTCCATTTATTATTCGTGTACAGATAATCAGAGATATGGGACTTGATGCAAATGGGATTTACCAGGCTGCTTTTGCCATATCAAGCCAGTATCTGGTTATGCCGCTCAATGCGATAGGAATATATGTATTTCCAAAAATCAGCCAGATGGCCGACTTGAAGCAGATAAATAAAGAGATCAACGACGCCCTCAAGATCAGTCTTCTGTTTTGCACATCAGGAATATTGGTAGTGTTGTTGTTCCGTGACGTGTTTACATCACTCCTCTTTTCAAAGAAGTTTCTGCTGGCAGCCAGTTTGATGAGTTGGCAGTCCATCGGAGACTTTCTGAAAAGTATCACAATGGTTTTACAGTATCCGATGCTGCCTCTTGAGCGATTTAGAGCACGGGTAGTAATAAACCTGCTGCGCAACACATTGTTTATGATCGTTTTCTACTTGCCGAAAACAAACATGAGGCTCGAAGGTGCAGTGTGGGCGTATGCAGCAAGCTGGCTGTTTGAGTTTATTGCGATCTATTTGTATACACATCACACAAATGGATTTACTTTTACGGGCAGAAACAAGTTTCTGTTGCTGACAAGCACTTCGGCTGTAGCATGGTTGGCATTCAGCAACGTTACCGACCCAAGGTGGAGATTGATAGGTGCATGTATCTTGGGTTTGTGGACTGCCACGTCACTTAACATGGAAGACCTGCATAAGATCAGAGAAACTGTGATTAGTAAGATAAAAGGAGCAGTCAATCCAGATGATTAAAGTGACCATTGTGGTAGTCAGCTTCAATACACGCGAATTGCTGGATAGGTGCATTGCGTCTGTTTTGGAAGCGTCACCCAACGTAGAAAAAGAGCTTATCGTTGTTGAAAACGCTTCTTGCGATGGAAGCCGCGAAATGCTTGCTGAGAAATACCCGATGGTGCGGATCATCGCTAATGACAACAATCGCGGCTATGCACCGGCCTGCAATCAGGGACTGCGTGAGGCACGTGGTGAATACGTTTTTGCTCTGAACTCAGACGCATTTCTTGTCAAAGATGCGCTTTTCACTATGGTCAAGTATATGGACTCCAATCCTGAGGTCGGCGCACTTGGACCTAGGTTGCTTAACGCCGACGGCAGCATTCAACATGGATGCGCCCGCAGATCTCACACGTTTTTATCACAGCTTGTTTCGTTAATCCCATGGTTTTCACTAGTGCCGGTTGTGCGAGAATATTGTGGACGCCATATGCCGCTTGATTTTTATAAGCAAACGAACAACGTGGATGTAATATGTGGTGCGGCATTGTTTATGCGCAAAAGCACATTGGAGAAGATCGGGTATTTTGACGAAGGACTCATAGTAAATAGTGACGATCAGGAATGGTGCAGGCGGGCTCGCATGGCCGACTGCAAACTGGTATACTTAGCTGAGGCGGAAGTAATTCACATTGGGTATGCGAGCAGAGGGTTTGACCCCTGTCATATGCATTATTGGAATGTCAGATCATTATTCAGACTGTATGACATCATGTACACATGGCCTGCATCTGTCATGTTAAAATGCATGATGATGACTAATATTACGTTGGTGACACTGCGCAACGCTGTCGTAGCGCCGTTTAGTACAAAAAGACGAAAGCAAGCAGCATTCTTGTGGACACTGCTTGCCGATACGTCCAAACTTGCATGGCGCAGACCGAAGTGAAGCGCAGCCATTAATTATCAATGAGAAGATCGGAACCACTCTGCAGTAGCTCTTATTCCATCCTCGAGTTTCCATTCTGGTTTATAACCGAGCCTGCTTGATGCTTTCTTGATCACGGCATCGGAAAACCGCACGTCACCGGCTCTAGGCGGCTCATATTTGGCGGGAATATTGGTTCCCAGCACATCCTGCACGGTCTGCAGCAACTTGTTGACGGTAACTGGCACGCCGCCAGCGACATTGAAATGCTCTCCCACAATGCCTTCGCCTTCCACAAACCCAGCAGCATATGTACAATGCACGCAATCTGCGACAAATGTAAACTCACGGCTCTGTTCTCCATCACCGTAGATTGTCGGACTTTCTCCCTTTGAAAGTGCGTCAAAGAATCTAGGTACGGCCGCTGCATACTGGCTGTTTGGATCCTGTCTGGGACCGTAGATATTGAAATACCGCAGCGCGACTGTCTCAAGTCCGTACAGCCAGGCAAACTGCCGGACGTATGTTTCTGCGGCCATTTTGGTGTTCGCATATGGAGACATCGGCATTGGGTGCTGCGATTCTTCACGCGGCAACGTCGGGTTTGCGCCATATACACTGCTGGACGACGAAAAAACGAACCGCTTTGCGCCCGCATCTCTTGCCGCAACGAGCATATTCAATGTGCCGGTCGCATTTGCATTGTGGCTTGTGAGAGGATCGGCTATTGATCTGGGCACGGAACCAACAGCGGCCAGGTGCCAAACGCGTTCTACACCGGTGCAGGCTTTCTTGCAGAATTCCAGGTCGCTTACGTCGCCTTCGAGCAGTTCAATGGAGTCGCCAAGGTGAGCCAGACTAGCCAGTTTGCCTGAAAACAGATTGTCTGCAACCCGCACATCGCAACCATTTTTCACCAATGCATCTACCAAATGCGATCCGATAAATCCCGCTCCACCTGTTACAAGAACCTTCATGAATAATCTCCTTAAAAATGCATTATCGGCAAGGTCATTTTTTTGTCTTGTTTATTGCCTGCAATTTCTGGTTTTCGGATATGCTGCTTCTAAACAAATCACAGAGTTTGAGCACTGCATCATCCGAGAAGTCCCGCTTGATGACATCATAGTTGATATTGCCCATATGGATCCGCTCGTCTGGGTTATCCGCAAGATACGCTATTGCCACAGCCAATCCGTCGGCATCGTTTTCATCAACGATGATTTCCGGTACCAGTTCGGGTATGCCAACATGATTTGTGCTGATGACTGCCTTATGGCGTGACATAGCCTCCATAATGGATACTGGAATGCCTTCACGCAGTCCATCGGGTGTAGTCCTTGACGGCAAAACGAAGAAATCACAAGCGTCATAGAGTATTTTCAGTATGTCTTCGCCCAATCTGCCCAGAAATACCGTTTGTTGAGAAACACCTTCGTCTTCAGCCATCTTTTTGACATCAAGAGGGCCTTCTCCGACAACCCATACAACAATATCATCCCTGCCGAGTGTTTTAAGCGCGCGAAATAGAATATCAAATCCCTTCTGTTCGGTAAAACTGGCAACAATTAGAATTTTTATGGCTTTGCGCATACGCTCGTCTGACATGTCACCGTGTATATGAATTACCTCAATATGATCCTCGGGTATTCCAAAAACACGTACAAGCTCACGTTTGTTGAACTCAGAGATCGTGACAACTTTCTTGCAGTGAGAGGCCGCCAATTTAAACATTTCGGGATTGGGATTACAGAGTATTTCATA
Proteins encoded:
- a CDS encoding putative glycoside hydrolase; translation: MDLLLGLGGFERGSDFAWQSAYSGSDYDWSANCAWVNPNSNPDWKTGYDVCTTNDTIAVGWRRISSISVNPANNQVFKLVDGQGISSSKAQYLALRNTTGSAYTMLRFGRPVYTSLNHEPKEGDTVVFRIDSVRMAGFGSLPTGAVISPCIQLSFSTSSNSDIYTRKFVPSTTSSSVEVSGVVPSGVTNIMVQFRLDVNANLSGKEVGAYIDGAHIYIKRSATPTEYATWEIPASKPRSIKTILKYFDPKSQDIYETAQNFDYILSSDSKHIYNEQFRAINPNVKILSYKTTAITKNDSLTPGLDPWYSDAGVQYNYAVKNHPEWLYSDGNGGYATQVAYPNNCYAHVENQDYQKTWAANTIKTAQRNNFDGVFVDDLNYQTGNGVTINPVDCQRFMHEIMPLFKAAELHVQRNGVMHLAYQNTNPIQNMGWIINNPFFTVSSSYPASSGYSNNSPSSVSDTYFQEYAFIRVPYTVGVGFAGNVYSKEFWLAQLQDMDLLATWNTGALASHNTTKLMAMHTYGVDQKSDPAEGLDGWMHFGLTSYLLAQNDYTMFGSQEQTDYAKVLTDYSVTKQLGAPDGTHFAYGGDIYCQYRRYKANDDGGVGGIVIVNANSTTSRTYTIDFDATDESGNAVSSGSRIKLAPHTGRIYFQRQQMSVSLSTSSNTVYAAQTITVTVNYTNQGSQKLSNVTLRVQVPNEMTYVTGSAEKSGGTYYSSTKTIVWTISSVVANGHGSRTFMATIK
- a CDS encoding nucleotide sugar dehydrogenase — translated: MDEKISVIGLGYVGLPVAIGFAQNYPDTVGFDINVERVAELKNGKDRTLEVSPEKLKSSSIMFTTDVEDMRGSTILIITVPTPTDMSKQPDLTPLRKASETVGKVLGKGAIVVYESTVYPGVTREFCRPILAEVSGLKAGEDFTVAYSPERINPGDKEHTLETITKIVSAEDEPSLKRVAKAYSRIVAAGIHKAPTIETAEAAKVIENSQRDINIAFMNELALIFDRIGIRTTDVIEAASTKWNFLKFAPGLVGGHCIGVDPYYLTAKAELLGYHPEVILAGRRINDNMGNYVAQRLIKLLICIGASVRDAKVGVLGLTFKENVPDLRNSRVPDIINELNAFGVFPKVHDPQASAAEAKKEYGVDLCNFDELNNLDALIFAVPHKEYCNNTADLIKLVKPGGIVMDVKSALDPKRVKETHVYWSL
- a CDS encoding class I SAM-dependent methyltransferase, translated to MNTMAEESRMLDSYYSKVPTIVKSCTKENLIWECNFLFGDVNLSGCQFLDIGGGAGLASFYAACAGASEVICLEPESDGCTQGIRRDFDEISSALGTNNTHLVNSTFQAYEAKSKKFGAVFLNASINHLDEPACVDILTSNDARNTYISLFRRMADLTQDNGLIIASDVSRHNVFSFLGLKNPIAPTIEWHKHQSPSTWAKLLREAGYEDIKITWYTPRRLGAAGRVLLGNAAIACMMMSRFRVLARKLPKKA
- a CDS encoding oligosaccharide flippase family protein — its product is MKKLLKSIFVLTTSQAAVAVVSVIRNKLLALLLGPEGIGLFAQLQSLQNLLANGVPMGMQLGALKYMSANRANDKRRLLSTISTSAKAFALLSALTTVVCLILAKPISAWSVGNANMYLYVMTAILGVPFMIQTQLWQNYLRAGLEMKEYSATMVITSLIGLPIVVPLVLLWKQAGAAAHLLIIAIVGYIVAKLYTNRSMGSELNRRVESASFDKKLLINLMRFAAGNFPVFAIDLVVPFIIRVQIIRDMGLDANGIYQAAFAISSQYLVMPLNAIGIYVFPKISQMADLKQINKEINDALKISLLFCTSGILVVLLFRDVFTSLLFSKKFLLAASLMSWQSIGDFLKSITMVLQYPMLPLERFRARVVINLLRNTLFMIVFYLPKTNMRLEGAVWAYAASWLFEFIAIYLYTHHTNGFTFTGRNKFLLLTSTSAVAWLAFSNVTDPRWRLIGACILGLWTATSLNMEDLHKIRETVISKIKGAVNPDD
- a CDS encoding glycosyltransferase family 2 protein produces the protein MIKVTIVVVSFNTRELLDRCIASVLEASPNVEKELIVVENASCDGSREMLAEKYPMVRIIANDNNRGYAPACNQGLREARGEYVFALNSDAFLVKDALFTMVKYMDSNPEVGALGPRLLNADGSIQHGCARRSHTFLSQLVSLIPWFSLVPVVREYCGRHMPLDFYKQTNNVDVICGAALFMRKSTLEKIGYFDEGLIVNSDDQEWCRRARMADCKLVYLAEAEVIHIGYASRGFDPCHMHYWNVRSLFRLYDIMYTWPASVMLKCMMMTNITLVTLRNAVVAPFSTKRRKQAAFLWTLLADTSKLAWRRPK
- a CDS encoding NAD-dependent epimerase/dehydratase family protein → MKVLVTGGAGFIGSHLVDALVKNGCDVRVADNLFSGKLASLAHLGDSIELLEGDVSDLEFCKKACTGVERVWHLAAVGSVPRSIADPLTSHNANATGTLNMLVAARDAGAKRFVFSSSSSVYGANPTLPREESQHPMPMSPYANTKMAAETYVRQFAWLYGLETVALRYFNIYGPRQDPNSQYAAAVPRFFDALSKGESPTIYGDGEQSREFTFVADCVHCTYAAGFVEGEGIVGEHFNVAGGVPVTVNKLLQTVQDVLGTNIPAKYEPPRAGDVRFSDAVIKKASSRLGYKPEWKLEDGIRATAEWFRSSH
- a CDS encoding glycosyltransferase family 4 protein — translated: MTVAYILSMIQGGIVAWNYREIDVLMKNGVEVVGFPLAWRPGPYMPKDGWHFINITVVGTLLAQLSAFFRSPVKYISLLKLAIRMKCVDSFAIAWNISREMHRFKVQHIHSHFGDRKLYTGYFCSRILDLPLTVTVHAYEILCNPNPEMFKLAASHCKKVVTISEFNKRELVRVFGIPEDHIEVIHIHGDMSDERMRKAIKILIVASFTEQKGFDILFRALKTLGRDDIVVWVVGEGPLDVKKMAEDEGVSQQTVFLGRLGEDILKILYDACDFFVLPSRTTPDGLREGIPVSIMEAMSRHKAVISTNHVGIPELVPEIIVDENDADGLAVAIAYLADNPDERIHMGNINYDVIKRDFSDDAVLKLCDLFRSSISENQKLQAINKTKK